The Macaca mulatta isolate MMU2019108-1 chromosome 9, T2T-MMU8v2.0, whole genome shotgun sequence genomic sequence TTAAAATCATCATGATGACTTTGAACACACATTATGTAGAGATTGGATATAGAGAAGTCAAAGGCCCACACATCCCCACCCAAAACTGGGCTCTCAAAATAAGCAGGCAAAAGTCTTAAACACAAAGCATAATAAGGACACATTGTTATGCCAATTAgaggcttttattttctttttttgccaatTAAGATTAATTCAGTATGGCTTGAAATCAAGTGGGAAATGTTCTTAAACAAAAGGAATCAAACAGTGAAAACATGTTAAGCATTAAAAGCATTAAGTTACCTGTGCTGACATCCACATGTCCCAGTTTATTGCCAAGAGAATATAATCAAACCCAAGCATTCCTCTGCCTGGCACAAAGGTAAAATTGGCATAAAATATAAGCATTATGAAAGTATAATGGGTTAACCATGGCATCggttattcttttctttcaggcAGGTCCAAAATGTGGCTGCTTTTAACAATGGCAAGTTTGATATCCGTACTGGGGACTACACAGGGTTTCTTTGGAAAATTAACTCCTGAAAGCCCTGAAGCGACTATGAACATTGTAAGTTACTCTGGGAAAAAACTCCATAAAACTAAAAGATGCTATTATTTAAAATCATAATGAGTTAAAGATTTTAtatgacaattaaaaataaacagtaatattcatttattagatATATctaaaaatcaactaaaatttCACCTTTTGGGTTTTCTTCCTCAGAGTCAGATGATTACTTATTGGGGATACCCAAATGAAGAATACGAAGTTGTGACTGAAGATGGTTATATCCTTGAAGTCAACAGAATTCCTTACGGGAAGAAAAATTCAGGGAATACAGGTATATATgagctttttttctcccttcctttctctcttttttgctttccttctttattcctccttccctctctcctttcttcctccatcttttcattcttttgttcttccctttttcctccttttatttcttcctaaaaaTATAATGTCTTGCTGATTctggaaatgcaaaaataagctATATTTTTGGTCTTCAAGGAGATCATCATCAAGCCAATGAAATAGGTAAGTAAATGAGTGATTATAATAATATGTGATAAGCTCAAGCTACAGCTGTGCATAGGATATTAAACTGAAAGTTTTAATAAAATCACCTACCCCAGCTAGGGGAGTCAAGGAAAGCTCACTCTCAGAAACAATAACTGGATGAAGATCTAGAGGACCAGGAAGAGTTAGCCAGGGTGCGTGTTGCAGAGGGGAAGATGGGGAGCCAATTCAAGGCTCATTTCCCAAACACATACAGGCCAATTTTCACTAGTATTATCAAAAATTTACCTTTTTCTCATTGTAGAACAGTTGTgaagtacaaaaagaaaaaaacattactCGTAATTTTACCACTCACATTTTACCAAATTTAACAGTGTTCTGAATTACCTgagaatataattttttcaatagttttattgagatgtaaCTGGCATATAATAAGCTGCTCATATTTAAGGTGTGCAGTGTCATAAGTTTTGGCATCTGAGAAATCAACTCCTTGAGAAATCATCACCACAATTAAGATAAGATATTCAAAAATAATCAACTCAATCAGGCAAATGTATTTAGTGCTAGTCATATGGAAGACTGTTTCTAGCCTCACATTTATCCTAGAATAAGGAATgcatttataaagtttataaacatttttcttccttaggCCAGAGACCTGTTGTGTTTTTGCAGCATGGTTTGCTTGCATCAGCCACAAACTGGATTTCCAACCTGCCGAACAACAGCCTTGCCTTCATTCTGGCAGACGCTGGTTATGATGTGTGGCTGGGCAATAGCAGAGGAAACACCTGGGCCAGGAGAAACTTGTACTATTCACCAGATTCAGTTGAATTCTGGGCTTTCAGGTAAACAAAAGggacaattaaaaataaacactgggCTTTAAAAGCATAGGCATTTGCCCCTTCTAATCCAGTCTCATTTTAACAAATTACACTCCTAGTAGGAGGATAGATAAGTCATTTTCATTCTAAACCATTCTTGGAGTCTTCCATGTACCTCATTCCTAGGGTAGCTTTTCCTTCAAACTTCCTGCGATCTCAGGAGTCTCCATTAGGGAATCCCTGAGTGTGCTTTTCCAAATGGAATGAACAATATGGCTGAAGCAAGGAAATTCACTGCCCCTGCAAAATTCCAAAGGAATGTCCATATGGACTCAAGAGAGATGTGAAAACCCAGTTGAGGGTAGGAGAACAGCAATCTGAATCATCATCAATAGGAGGGGTAGGGAGACTGAAATTCAGATGTCATGGAGAGATTATCACAAGCTTCTCTCACTGGTCTTCTTGTGCCTTACTCCTGGAAATTACTGATGGAGGTAGAGAACAGAAGAAAACCTGGCTGCTGATGCTAAGGCATGAAAGTGTTCCAAGAGTTCTAGCAGCTGAAAGGAAACCTGTGTGTCCCAGGTGTAGCGGGGAAAGGGAAAATGACATGAGTGAAGACTGAGGTGCTGATGGGGCAGTAGTGGTGACAGTGAGAGCCTTGGGTCTCATTCTGAGTGCACAGAGAACTTTTAACAGGGGAGTGGCATAATacagttttcattttcaaaatatcatgttggatgatttgtgaaaaataaaacagagaaatataGGATTTATATTAAATGACACTGGAACACAGCatacacattattattaaatCTGACATTTCATTTCAGGGATGGAAATAATTCCCACTTACAGATACTATCTTGTTTGGATTCAATTGTGGCTGCAGTGCTGTGCTTCATAAATGATGTCAGTTGTTTATAAGAAGCCGCCCCAAAGGACACCTGACATTCACTGAGGGTCTATAAGCATCAATGTTTAGAGAATCCAGTTTTCTGTATCCCAAAGGGATCATTAGCTATAAATGCTTGAATTTTAGAAACAATAGCAAGGAAATGTATTcactttcattttgtctttttcctttcagCTTTGATGAAATGGCTAAATATGACCTTCCAGCCACAATCGACTTCATTGtaaacaaaactggacagaagcaGCTACACTATGTTGGCCATTCCCAGGGTACCACCATTGGTAAGTAATGGCAGTCAAGGCCAAGTGGTTTACTTCTCATAAACATTTTCCCAGTGGTTATGGTAGGCATGTTAGCAACCACATTAATTGCTTTCCATTCATGTAATGCCTCCAACAACACAATGACATATGGACAATTATAATTCCTATTatatgggaaaacaaaacaaagggatgCAGTTCATGCAAGGTTACATGGATTATTACCAATAGGGTAGCTCAGGCAGTCTGATTCCCAAGCACATACTCTGAAGCATTATACCACACAGCCACTGAACTGAGTTTATTCATTTGACTGTATTTATGGGGCAGGCTCCTATGATGTATCCAAAGAAtacagaaataagtaaaatagatGAAAACTTCTGCCTTTGTGCCACTTATACTCTAGAGATaggaagcagagaaaataaaaaaggttacaaagtaaaatataatatattttagataatgGTAAAGCTATGGAGAGAAAATAACCCAGTGAATTACATTAGAGAGCACCAGAGGAGTTCACAGAAATTGTAGATAGGTAACACAAGCACTCTTTGGGTAAAGCCATGATGAAGGTCAGAGAGTGAGTCATGTGCCTACCTCATAGGCATCAGttattccagaaagaaagaatagcaAGTGAGAAGAATCTGAAGCTGGAGCATACCTAGTTTGTTCAAGGAACAGCAGTGAGGCTATGCCTTGTGTGAATAAATCAAATTGAGAAAGAGacaagacagagtgagagacgAGATCACAGAGGTTGGGGAGGAAAGACTGTTCAAGGCTCTTTGGCTGTTGTAGGGATTTTAACTTTcattctgagaaaaaaagaaaactgcagaataACTTTGAATTGAAGAGTTACATGATTCATAACAGGATCCCTTTTGTTGCCAGGGGCAAAGGGGCAGGAGCAGAGAACCAATTAGAGGACACGTATAGTACCCATGTGGGAGATGGTGGTGACCTGGATGAAGGGTGTTCTTGGAAAAACCATTCTTCCACAAATAGAATCAGACTACATATTATATAGTTCTCTAGATGTGAAATGGTTTTTTTAGGCCATTCTTGAGTCTCATCAATATGTCATTATTGACAGTGGGAGGGCCTTGCCTATGTAGCTATACTGCAGAGTTAAACTTGATAACTACTTGATCACATCCTCATCTGCTAGTATACTACTGCTTACAAAATTAATTACtgaatgtatttaatatgtaTAGATATTTGAATTCTCTTGGGTCCTCATTTAtcgagcatttactatgtgccaagaatCATGATAAATTCTTTCTTTATATGATTTACTTCCTTTAGTTCCTAACAACCTAATGAAGCACTCACCACTATCCTTGTATTTCAGACAGGGAAACAGTGGTTCTTAGAGATCAGgtggcttgtccaaggtcacaaaactAATAAAccacagagccaggattcaaatcgaGTTtcgtcatattttaaaattctactctTAACCTTTCCACTTATATACTCTACTCATATTAAGTGTTAATTAATTATCTCATTGTGAtgatataaatttaaattcataaaaaatatagcacaaataaactattttttgtaACCATGTGAGTATCCCAAATTTGGTCTATTTTCTAAGGTCAGATAAGGGTTTATGATAACTTTTAAAACGTTACAGCCTCATGTCCCCATagaaaaatctatgaaaataaaacaaatataccaAAATCTAATCACTCTGAGCCAGCAGAGATGCCAAGTTCTCAGGTTTTCTCAAACACCATCCTTAGTAAGTCCAAAATAATGTCACACttgtacaaacaaacaaaacaacaacaacacacacacacacacctttttcaCCAGTTCCTTGTTCTTTTTCAGGTTTTATTGCCTTTTCCACCAATCCCAGCCTGGCAAAAAGAATCAAAACCTTCTATGCTCTAGCTCCTGTTGCCACTGTGAAGTATACAAAAAGCCTTATAAACAAACTTAGATTTGTTCCTGAATTCCTCTTTAAGGTATGCAATTCTCTTTAATTAAGTGAATCTAAGACACTCGATTGCCCATGGATTTTAAAGTTATAGAAAGAGAACAGAgttataaaaagagaataatcatttttatatccAAAAGTGGAACTGTATgcatctgtattatttctttgataGCACTGACCACGTTTGAATCTCCTCTACAGCCTGCGAGatccccctttttttctttgttcttgatTAGCTTCATGTGGGTCAGCAATGCCTGGGAGTAGATTTGCTTTTTCACAGATGGTTTATCAAGCACTCTACACAGTTGTGTCAAGGCTGTGATTCCACtccaggaggagggaagaggaaataaaaacaaaacaaaatagtcaaATAAGAAGACTCACCCACTCGGGACAGAGAGActggaaagaggagggaaaggaaggaaagggaaaaggagaagaggaggaaataaatCAATGATTGAGTGAGGCAAACACCTTGAGATCTCTCATGGCTTTCCCTTTTGGCTTTCTTAAGAGCTCCTTCATCTTTAAATGGGGATTTCATAAGTCAGTAGTGTGGATTTcaatacattataaatattaagTACCTTATGCAGTAGGCACACATGTTATCAATTAATCTTTTTGTTTGACAGTGCTTAATACCCTAATTCTCTCACTCAGTgaaaccaacacacacacacacacacacacacacacatactctttcCTTTAGGAGAACGGTTTAGCCTCAGGCTATGAAATATGATTCCATTTCCTTCTATGGTTTTGTACTATTCATCTCTTTTCATTCTATATTAATATGTATGTCTAAAGCCTAAGAGAACTTACCTATAGGTAAACTACATTTggaaaacttttattaaaatctaaaattttgTGATGATCCAGATATTTTTATTGGCTACATTGATTGAGAACTTCTTTCCTACTTGTACTCAGATTTTCTGATAGGCAATGTAGACGTtgattaaaatttagaaaagtgCTAGACCTCAAGTTAGAGGCTTGGGTAAGGATTCTAGGTATAATCGAGATCTAATTAGCCCAAGACCCTGACTCATGTTAACCTCatgtttcctcatgtataaaatagAGATGACAAAATATCTGCCTTCCTCAAAGAGAGTTGGGGCAAACTCTTTCTATTCTTATACTGAGCCTCAATGCCTCTGTAAAAGCTTTGCTGAAAATATGGCCAAGTCACCATTTCTCCTCCCAAACTTTTCACAATTTATTGCTGAAATCTCACATCTTGGCACTTCATTATGACAGTCTGCCatgtatttttaagattttatccCACAACCCCTATCACCCCAACTAGATTGTAACTCTTTATGTCTTATACTTCCTCTCAGCAGCCAGTACTGTTCTGTGCCACAATAGATACCCAGTATTGATATCTGCGCTGCCCATTTCACAGCTTTCTTGAGGGAATTAACTAAATGAAAGTATTGGAAATTCCTAAAACAACatgtaaaaataagaatatatcaTCATCCTAATCACTCATGTATAAGTAGATTAGATAAATTAGTGAGTCTTTTCTGCAGCTTGATTGCTACAACCCTCTAATAGTgcctttatttttcagattatatTTGGTAACAAAATGTTCTTCCCACACAACTTCTTTGATCAATTTCTTGCTACTGAAGTGTGCTCCCGCCAGACACTGAATCTCCTTTGCAGCAATGCCTTATTTATCATTTGTGGATTTGACAGTAAGAACTTTAACGCGGTTAGTACGCATTTCAATTTCTATATTTTGAGCAACATCTTTGATTACTTGTTTCATTGCCACTTAGAAATGGTACTTTATGAGAACTAGGAGTAGGTTCAGAACTGCGATATCCTGATAAACATGAGAGAAATCACAAATCATTGCTCCAATTTTGTCACTTCCGGCATCCTTCCATCACCCCAATTGCccctaaaacaaataaacaacatgaagaaaaaaaaaacaatttactACTCAGTTATGACCACCTAAATACTAGGTGTTACATTTAAATTCTGTAAGAGAAAGGACTGAACCATATATTTTAGTGGCTCCTTTGTGAGAAAAATGtctttattgaataaatgttctcaataaatatttctaacgCTGACAGTAATTTCCATAAATCTTACAGACCATATTTCTGAGCAACTATTTATGTAAGACTTTGcccatattctttttttgagatggagtctcgctctgtcacctaggctggagtgcagtggcgcaatctcggcttactgcaagctccacctcccaggttcacaccattctcctgcctcagcctcccgagtagctggaactacaggggcccgccaccatgcccggcaatttttttgtatttgtagtagagacggggtttcatcgcattagcgaggatggtcttgatctcctgacctcatgatccacacgcctcggcctcccaaagtgctgggattacaggcgtgggccaccatgcctggctgactttgcCCATATTCTTTATCTACCTTTTCATTCACTTTGTATTGAGTTCGAGTTTCAAAACATACGTGACAAAATACACTACCATAAAGTAGTTAAGAGTATGGATTTAGGTCAGTTTAAATTCAAACCCTACATTTGGAACTGAGTTAAACTCCTCTGTCTTGAtttcctcatccacaaaatgggttattgtgaagatcaaatgagctAGTATGTTTAAAGCATATAGAACATTGTACAAAGCATATAGCACATAGTAATAGCATATAAGGTTTTCTACTACTATTCATAGACAACTATCTCCACTCAAAATTGTCACTTTAGTTATATACCCTTGAACACCTAAGAAAATTACATCTATTGATAAGAAAGTATAATTCTATGAAGTGTTGTAGTTACTTGTCATTCCATATGTGGAGTTTAACAGAGAGTAGCCTATCATCACACTAAGAAAAGGCAGAACAAATTACTGCATTCCATTAGTGAgagttttataagaaaaataatagtaaaataagacaaagaaagtTGGAGAT encodes the following:
- the LIPF gene encoding gastric triacylglycerol lipase, with the translated sequence MWLLLTMASLISVLGTTQGFFGKLTPESPEATMNISQMITYWGYPNEEYEVVTEDGYILEVNRIPYGKKNSGNTGQRPVVFLQHGLLASATNWISNLPNNSLAFILADAGYDVWLGNSRGNTWARRNLYYSPDSVEFWAFSFDEMAKYDLPATIDFIVNKTGQKQLHYVGHSQGTTIGFIAFSTNPSLAKRIKTFYALAPVATVKYTKSLINKLRFVPEFLFKIIFGNKMFFPHNFFDQFLATEVCSRQTLNLLCSNALFIICGFDSKNFNASRLDVYVSHNPAGTSVQNMLHWSQAVKSGKFQAYDWGSPVQNRMHYNQSQPPYYNVTAMTVPIAVWSGGEDLLADPQDVGLLLPKLSNLIYHKEITFYNHLDFIWAMDAPQEVYNEIVSMISEDEK